From Rhodovastum atsumiense, a single genomic window includes:
- a CDS encoding ABC transporter substrate-binding protein: MTLGRRVMLAAMGAALLGAAVPARATGNRVVVMTAYPDPLVSLFEAAFIRAHPDIAVQIVGKSSREAAEILRSPDQGGIDVYWAPSLATFHALHGAGVFHPLGVDRAVLPGQIGAQRISPPDGMFEAFEVAGYGIVANPATLARLGLPVPRDWRDLADARWAGQVVLPDAGHVGFSPAMYDIILQAEGWEHGWALISEIAGNARLEPVGPLVAHTVAEGAAAGLTIDMPVRSAIARGSAVTLTYPAETAFLPAHLAITAKAPHPEAARIFVDFLLGPQGQALLFRPEALRYPVRPDAYAAAPDGTVNPFARPEAARFAYRPGLGIARAGLVTALFEHMIARPHARLVALWADLHRAEAALARAPDVGLAATLAEARARLTAVPVSATEAVDATTLLAFRQRGSAHDGKVVETDIEQGWDAARARSLDEAAALVARVLAARPAAP, from the coding sequence ATGACACTGGGCAGACGCGTCATGCTCGCCGCGATGGGAGCGGCCTTGCTGGGTGCGGCCGTGCCTGCACGCGCCACCGGAAATCGGGTCGTCGTCATGACGGCCTACCCGGATCCGCTGGTGAGCCTGTTCGAAGCCGCGTTCATCCGGGCGCATCCGGACATCGCCGTGCAGATCGTCGGGAAGTCCTCGCGCGAAGCGGCGGAGATCCTGCGCAGTCCCGACCAGGGCGGCATCGACGTCTACTGGGCACCCTCCCTCGCCACCTTCCATGCGCTGCACGGGGCCGGGGTCTTCCATCCGCTCGGGGTCGACCGCGCCGTCCTGCCCGGCCAGATCGGCGCCCAGCGCATCTCCCCGCCCGACGGCATGTTCGAGGCATTCGAGGTGGCCGGCTACGGCATCGTCGCCAATCCGGCGACGCTCGCCCGGCTCGGGCTGCCGGTGCCGCGCGACTGGCGTGACCTCGCCGATGCCCGCTGGGCCGGACAGGTAGTGCTGCCGGATGCCGGGCATGTCGGCTTCTCCCCGGCCATGTACGACATCATCCTGCAGGCCGAGGGCTGGGAGCATGGCTGGGCGCTGATCAGCGAGATCGCCGGCAATGCGCGGCTGGAACCGGTCGGGCCGCTGGTCGCGCACACGGTGGCCGAGGGCGCGGCGGCCGGGCTGACCATCGACATGCCGGTACGCAGCGCGATCGCCCGGGGCAGCGCGGTGACGCTGACCTATCCGGCAGAGACCGCCTTCCTGCCGGCCCACCTGGCCATCACCGCGAAGGCACCGCATCCCGAGGCGGCGCGGATCTTCGTCGATTTCCTGCTGGGGCCGCAGGGCCAGGCGCTGCTGTTCCGGCCCGAGGCGCTGCGCTATCCGGTGCGGCCGGACGCCTATGCGGCCGCACCGGACGGCACGGTAAATCCCTTCGCCCGCCCGGAGGCCGCGCGCTTCGCCTATCGCCCGGGCCTCGGCATCGCCCGCGCCGGGCTGGTCACGGCGCTGTTCGAGCACATGATCGCCCGGCCGCATGCGCGGCTGGTGGCGCTGTGGGCCGACCTGCACCGCGCCGAGGCCGCGCTGGCACGGGCGCCGGATGTCGGCCTCGCCGCCACGCTGGCCGAGGCCCGCGCGCGCCTGACCGCGGTGCCGGTGAGTGCCACGGAAGCCGTGGACGCCACCACGCTGCTGGCCTTCCGCCAGCGCGGCTCGGCGCATGACGGCAAGGTGGTCGAGACCGACATCGAGCAAGGCTGGGACGCGGCACGCGCGCGCAGCCTGGACGAGGCCGCCGCGCTGGTCGCGCGCGTGCTGGCGGCGCGGCCCGCCGCCCCCTGA
- a CDS encoding alpha/beta fold hydrolase yields MPLFATKTPARPGRGPLLAGVAALAALAVANHFLTRRAERRHPPEGAFVEVDGVRLHYSDRGTGSPVVLIHGNAVTGDDWNTSGLAQRLLPHHRVIIFDRPGYGYSDRPRGRLWTASEQADLIHAALRRLGVVRPVVVGHSWGTLPAVALAVRHQADVAGLVLLSGYYFWTLRPDVLLVAAGALPVIGDLLSHTLSPLLGWLQMPLLKWAMFSPTPVPSRFQAEYSSAMTLRPSQIRAMSMDGVLMIPGAIGLRRHYRNLDLPVAILAGVGDRVVFRRRAEGLQQEIRGSTLQILPEVGHMVHYAAPGEVAQAIERVAAAATVPSPDQDRGGAGPAPRELVDAS; encoded by the coding sequence ATGCCCCTCTTCGCGACCAAGACTCCGGCCCGGCCAGGCCGGGGCCCCCTGCTGGCCGGCGTCGCGGCGCTGGCCGCGCTCGCCGTGGCCAACCATTTCCTGACGCGCCGGGCGGAGCGGCGGCATCCTCCCGAGGGGGCGTTCGTCGAAGTCGACGGGGTCCGGCTGCACTACAGCGACCGCGGCACCGGCAGCCCGGTGGTGCTGATCCACGGCAATGCCGTGACCGGGGATGACTGGAACACCAGCGGGCTCGCCCAAAGGTTGCTGCCGCATCACCGGGTGATCATCTTCGACCGCCCCGGCTACGGCTACAGCGACCGCCCGCGCGGGCGGCTATGGACCGCAAGCGAGCAGGCCGACCTGATCCATGCGGCATTGCGCCGGCTCGGCGTCGTGCGGCCGGTGGTGGTAGGGCATTCGTGGGGCACGCTGCCGGCGGTCGCCCTCGCGGTGCGCCATCAGGCCGACGTCGCCGGACTGGTGCTGCTCTCCGGCTACTATTTCTGGACGCTGCGCCCCGACGTGCTGCTGGTGGCGGCCGGCGCCCTGCCGGTGATCGGCGACCTGCTGAGCCACACCCTTTCGCCGTTGCTGGGCTGGCTGCAGATGCCGCTGCTGAAATGGGCGATGTTCTCGCCGACCCCGGTGCCGTCGCGGTTCCAGGCCGAATACTCGTCCGCGATGACGCTGCGCCCATCACAGATCCGGGCGATGTCGATGGACGGCGTGCTGATGATCCCAGGCGCGATCGGCCTGCGCCGGCACTATCGCAACCTCGACCTGCCGGTGGCCATCCTCGCCGGCGTGGGCGACCGGGTGGTGTTCCGGCGCCGGGCCGAAGGATTGCAGCAGGAGATCCGGGGCAGCACGCTGCAGATCCTGCCGGAGGTGGGGCACATGGTGCATTACGCGGCCCCCGGAGAAGTGGCCCAGGCGATCGAGCGGGTCGCGGCGGCCGCGACCGTGCCGTCACCAGACCAGGATCGGGGCGGCGCCGGGCCGGCGCCGCGTGAGCTCGTCGACGCCTCCTAA
- a CDS encoding MFS transporter, with protein sequence MGLISDRVGYAKVYIFGAAFTFLYAFPLFHLLGTRDPAIVVLAMSIGYGIGFSGLAGAQGAFLANLFATRTRFSGIALVRELNGLLIAGPTPFIASALVAAAGGSPNLVVMFLMACCAMTIVAILVVRHRAVHGAELRAAVAD encoded by the coding sequence ATGGGCCTGATCTCGGACCGCGTGGGTTATGCCAAGGTCTACATCTTCGGCGCGGCGTTCACCTTCCTGTACGCCTTTCCGCTGTTCCACCTGCTCGGCACCCGCGACCCGGCGATCGTCGTGCTGGCGATGTCCATCGGCTATGGCATCGGCTTCAGTGGCCTCGCCGGGGCGCAGGGGGCGTTCCTCGCCAATCTGTTCGCGACGCGTACGCGCTTTTCCGGCATCGCACTGGTGCGCGAGCTGAACGGCCTGCTGATCGCTGGCCCGACGCCGTTCATCGCCTCGGCCCTGGTCGCCGCCGCCGGCGGTAGCCCGAACCTGGTGGTGATGTTCCTGATGGCCTGTTGCGCCATGACCATCGTGGCGATCCTGGTGGTGCGGCACCGCGCGGTGCATGGCGCGGAGCTGCGCGCCGCCGTCGCGGACTGA
- a CDS encoding CHAP domain-containing protein: protein MRHAPDTLPRTRFGFGRQLLLSTALAASLVLLSQPATARPAQKAHESTAANRGSARVVPARSTATNAQNLHRAKFIRQAAAAPAPRRNAGSKLTKTAKVRYVAGPASIGGVTALQCVPYARAVSGIAITGNAVTWWDQAAGVYERGHRPEPGAVLNFRANSNMRLGHVAVVRRVVNNRQIEIDHANWTWSGKGNITRGVQVIDVSGRNDWSAVRVELGQSSGNFGAIYATYGFIYDRPDRGMMVANTPAQQGTRHVRYDEVAEAPDRSLR, encoded by the coding sequence ATGCGGCACGCGCCAGACACACTCCCCCGTACCCGGTTCGGGTTCGGTCGACAGTTGTTGCTGAGTACCGCCCTCGCCGCTTCGCTTGTCCTGCTCAGCCAGCCCGCCACCGCGCGCCCGGCGCAGAAGGCGCATGAGTCCACCGCGGCCAACCGGGGCAGCGCCCGCGTCGTGCCGGCCCGCAGCACCGCCACCAACGCCCAGAACCTGCACCGGGCGAAGTTCATCCGCCAGGCCGCCGCTGCCCCCGCGCCCCGCCGCAACGCCGGCTCCAAGCTGACCAAGACCGCCAAGGTCCGCTACGTCGCGGGCCCCGCCTCCATCGGCGGCGTCACCGCGCTGCAGTGCGTGCCCTATGCCCGCGCCGTCTCCGGCATCGCGATCACCGGCAATGCCGTGACCTGGTGGGACCAGGCGGCCGGCGTCTATGAACGCGGCCACCGCCCCGAGCCCGGCGCCGTCCTGAACTTCCGCGCCAACAGCAACATGCGGCTCGGCCATGTCGCGGTGGTCCGCCGGGTGGTGAACAACCGCCAGATCGAGATCGACCACGCCAACTGGACCTGGTCGGGCAAGGGCAACATCACCCGTGGCGTGCAGGTGATCGACGTCTCCGGCCGCAACGACTGGTCGGCGGTGCGGGTGGAACTCGGCCAGTCCTCCGGCAATTTCGGCGCGATCTACGCCACCTACGGCTTCATCTACGACCGCCCCGACCGCGGCATGATGGTGGCCAACACCCCCGCCCAGCAGGGCACCCGCCACGTGCGCTACGACGAGGTCGCCGAGGCCCCCGACCGCTCGCTGCGCTGA
- a CDS encoding cytochrome C, with amino-acid sequence MPLVLLACSALLRPGTARAVPSFAQQTGQPCATCHVGAFGPQLTPFGRAFKIGGYTMAGGTGPGSRLPLAAMLQTSFTHTGRAQPEPPEPRTGRNNNAVLDQISLFYAGRITDWSGAFVQGTYDGIARSLALDNTDIRPFTTVISLGDTDLRVGTTVNNGPTVQDPYNSIAWGYPFFSSSLAPTPAAKTLLGGGNMIGNAVGVTAYGWYGEHLYAEFGGYGTYGPSLLRATGTTYGPGSTVNLAPYARLAYEWDWNGQAAHIGGMLLHASFNPTTGSYSTDGSAGHDSYTDWALDAGYQFIGTGEHIVSAYGIFIGESQDLAGATAAGTSSQPHNTLSQVNANLTYYYRNTYGLTVGWQTIWGKANPALYAPAPVSGSANGKPNSNAFILEADWVPFGKADSWGAPWVNMKLGVQYTLYTHFNGGTRNYDGSGRKAADNNTVFAFAWLAF; translated from the coding sequence GTGCCCCTCGTGCTGCTCGCCTGTTCGGCGCTGCTGCGTCCGGGAACGGCGCGCGCGGTGCCGAGCTTTGCCCAGCAGACCGGACAACCCTGCGCCACCTGCCATGTCGGCGCCTTCGGCCCGCAACTGACCCCGTTCGGGCGCGCGTTCAAGATCGGCGGCTACACGATGGCCGGCGGCACGGGACCGGGGTCCCGGCTGCCGCTGGCCGCCATGCTGCAGACCTCCTTCACCCATACAGGGCGCGCCCAGCCGGAGCCGCCCGAGCCACGCACCGGCCGCAACAACAATGCCGTGCTCGACCAGATCAGCCTGTTCTACGCGGGGCGGATCACCGACTGGTCCGGCGCCTTCGTCCAGGGCACCTATGACGGCATCGCCAGAAGCCTCGCCCTCGACAACACCGATATCCGGCCATTCACCACGGTGATCAGCCTCGGCGACACCGACCTGCGCGTCGGCACCACGGTCAACAATGGCCCGACCGTGCAGGACCCCTACAATTCCATCGCCTGGGGCTACCCGTTCTTCTCCTCGTCACTGGCGCCGACGCCGGCGGCGAAGACCCTGCTCGGCGGCGGCAACATGATCGGCAACGCGGTCGGCGTCACCGCCTATGGCTGGTACGGCGAGCATCTTTACGCCGAGTTCGGCGGCTACGGCACGTACGGCCCAAGCCTGCTGCGCGCGACCGGGACGACCTACGGCCCCGGCAGCACGGTCAACCTCGCCCCCTACGCGCGGCTGGCCTATGAGTGGGACTGGAACGGCCAGGCCGCGCATATCGGCGGGATGCTGCTGCACGCCAGCTTCAACCCGACCACAGGCAGCTACAGCACGGACGGCTCAGCGGGGCACGACAGCTACACCGACTGGGCCCTGGATGCCGGCTACCAGTTCATCGGCACCGGCGAGCACATCGTCTCCGCCTATGGCATCTTCATCGGCGAAAGCCAGGACCTCGCGGGCGCCACGGCAGCGGGCACGTCCAGCCAGCCGCACAACACCCTTTCGCAGGTCAACGCCAACCTGACCTACTACTACCGCAACACCTACGGGCTCACCGTGGGATGGCAGACCATCTGGGGCAAGGCCAATCCCGCCCTCTATGCGCCGGCCCCGGTCAGCGGCAGCGCCAACGGCAAGCCGAACAGCAACGCCTTCATCCTCGAAGCCGACTGGGTGCCGTTCGGCAAGGCCGATTCCTGGGGCGCGCCCTGGGTCAACATGAAGCTGGGGGTGCAGTACACGCTCTATACGCACTTCAACGGCGGCACCCGCAACTACGACGGCTCCGGGCGCAAGGCCGCCGACAACAACACCGTGTTCGCCTTCGCCTGGCTCGCCTTCTGA
- a CDS encoding ATP-binding protein: protein MARAVAHEFNNILSVIITCLELLELDNQPDAVRREVLTQAREAALLGAGLVQRLQAGSAPPQRGERPTTATVLASTGQRLRGALGEHIRLVTEIAPDLWPISADRAKLETCLRHLAANARAAMPTGGTLLLTADNISVREPAASPPECQPPTGDYVAIAVTDTGRGMGGTVMAQALAPCGGTRPPDRDGGLGVVFDFVRQSGGHVRAETMPGEGTTIELLLPRCQERASADGAATAR from the coding sequence ATGGCCCGCGCCGTGGCGCACGAGTTCAACAACATCCTCTCGGTGATCATCACCTGCCTGGAGCTGCTGGAACTTGACAACCAGCCCGACGCCGTGCGGCGCGAGGTGCTGACCCAGGCCCGCGAGGCGGCCCTGCTCGGGGCCGGGCTGGTGCAGCGCCTGCAGGCCGGCTCCGCCCCGCCGCAGCGCGGAGAGCGGCCGACCACCGCCACGGTACTGGCATCGACCGGACAGCGGCTCAGGGGGGCGCTTGGAGAGCATATCCGGCTGGTCACCGAGATCGCCCCCGACCTCTGGCCGATCAGCGCCGACCGGGCGAAGCTGGAAACCTGCCTGCGCCATCTCGCCGCCAATGCCCGCGCGGCGATGCCGACGGGCGGCACCCTGCTGCTGACCGCCGACAACATTTCGGTCCGCGAGCCCGCGGCATCCCCGCCCGAGTGCCAGCCCCCCACGGGAGACTACGTCGCCATCGCCGTCACCGACACCGGGAGGGGCATGGGCGGCACGGTCATGGCGCAGGCCCTCGCACCATGTGGCGGGACCCGGCCCCCCGACCGCGACGGCGGGCTTGGCGTGGTGTTCGACTTCGTCCGGCAATCGGGCGGCCATGTCCGGGCGGAGACCATGCCCGGAGAAGGCACCACGATCGAGCTGCTGCTGCCACGCTGCCAGGAGCGGGCGTCGGCGGACGGGGCCGCCACGGCGAGATAG
- a CDS encoding FCD domain-containing protein gives MSIVDDMRVHLKRLRYLELQEAHHEAEAIVHHEDILAALQARDVRGTTSRLRAHLKMLEEFRERLFRAHGDVFA, from the coding sequence ATGTCGATCGTCGACGACATGCGCGTGCATCTCAAGCGGCTGCGCTATCTCGAACTGCAGGAAGCGCATCACGAGGCCGAGGCGATCGTGCATCACGAGGACATCCTCGCAGCGCTGCAGGCCAGGGACGTGCGCGGCACCACCAGCCGGCTGCGCGCCCACCTGAAGATGCTGGAGGAATTCCGTGAGCGGCTGTTCCGGGCCCACGGCGACGTCTTCGCCTGA
- a CDS encoding RidA family protein: MSKIIRTEPNAILAKAVEYHGFVFLQGCVARDLEKDVRGQTEEVLAQIDELLETHGTDKTRLLQAQIWLKNIGDRQVMNEVWSAWLPRDGAPARACVQAEMADPRYLVEIMVTACK; encoded by the coding sequence ATGAGCAAGATCATCCGCACCGAGCCGAACGCGATCCTGGCGAAGGCCGTCGAGTATCACGGCTTCGTCTTCCTGCAGGGCTGCGTCGCCCGCGACCTTGAGAAAGACGTCCGCGGCCAGACCGAGGAAGTGCTGGCGCAGATCGACGAACTGCTGGAGACGCACGGCACCGACAAGACCCGGCTGCTGCAGGCCCAGATCTGGCTGAAGAACATCGGCGACCGGCAGGTGATGAACGAGGTCTGGTCGGCCTGGCTGCCCCGGGACGGCGCACCGGCGCGGGCCTGCGTACAGGCCGAAATGGCCGATCCGCGGTATCTGGTGGAGATCATGGTGACAGCCTGTAAATAG
- a CDS encoding MFS transporter, whose product MSYGLLWSNRNYRLLLSGSAVTNLGGGVAAVAMPWLATLLTRDPLMISAVAMARFLPWFLFALPAGVLTDRADRRLLIIRADCVRLALALCLVAMTLSLPTAMASGPDRSGLVIMLTAITFLLGTAAVVRGNAAQTLLPSIVGRNDLERANGQIWSAEQVIGGFVGPPLAGALIAAGIVVPFGFTAATLALTIGLIWFITLPARTPGAHKRFWPALREGFGWMRQNPAILRLAVMLGAINAVSAGGLTILVLYAQEVLDLRATGYSTLINKSCRGRLPIHGGFWHGARSVRF is encoded by the coding sequence ATGAGCTACGGCCTGTTGTGGTCGAACCGAAACTACCGCCTCCTCCTGTCCGGCAGTGCAGTGACCAACCTCGGCGGTGGTGTCGCGGCCGTTGCCATGCCCTGGCTCGCGACGCTGCTCACGCGCGATCCTCTGATGATTTCGGCCGTGGCGATGGCCAGGTTCCTGCCGTGGTTCCTGTTCGCCCTGCCTGCCGGCGTCCTGACCGACCGCGCGGATCGCCGTCTCCTGATCATCCGGGCCGATTGCGTGCGGCTGGCGCTGGCCCTTTGCCTGGTCGCGATGACCCTGTCCCTTCCCACTGCGATGGCCTCCGGCCCCGATCGATCGGGGTTGGTGATCATGCTGACCGCCATCACCTTCCTGCTCGGCACCGCGGCGGTCGTGCGCGGCAACGCCGCTCAGACGCTGTTGCCGTCGATTGTCGGCCGCAACGACCTCGAACGCGCGAATGGTCAGATCTGGAGCGCCGAGCAGGTCATCGGCGGGTTCGTCGGCCCACCTCTGGCCGGTGCTCTCATCGCGGCCGGGATCGTCGTGCCGTTCGGCTTTACCGCCGCCACCCTGGCACTGACGATCGGCCTCATCTGGTTCATCACCCTGCCGGCTCGGACGCCGGGCGCGCACAAGCGGTTCTGGCCTGCCCTGCGGGAGGGCTTCGGTTGGATGCGGCAGAACCCGGCGATCTTGCGGCTCGCCGTTATGCTGGGGGCGATCAATGCGGTTTCGGCTGGCGGCCTGACGATCCTGGTGCTCTACGCCCAGGAGGTGCTCGACCTCAGGGCGACGGGATACAGCACTTTGATCAATAAGTCTTGCCGAGGTCGGCTCCCCATCCATGGCGGCTTCTGGCACGGGGCACGGTCCGTCAGGTTTTGA
- a CDS encoding carbohydrate porin, producing MTRQWAAGPRRMAAGVAIALLGLAAPAPVGAQGSGGAGGPGALPGGPGASRPAEETRPAAPSPFAQTRLLGDLGGLRTRLLDRGVDLRLGYIGEFGGNVTGERTGAGYAGQIAFSADIDWGKLADVTGFSTHFAIVNRQGNNLSRFAMRDNYMQSAEIYGAGFNMGLHLVAFYARQKLLDDRIDVAVGRMPVALDFAASPFGCFPIGLQGCGNPRALSNNAQFTSWPQSTWGGRVRVTSSAETYVQLGAYESKPFPGGGRTGWSWDTGTATGVIVPVEFAWEPAFGAEKLPGHYKVGFAYDSSDFDSLYRNASGGPLLLAGQTPAVTSGRRQFWVVADQMLLRHGPGPDTGLTLVGHYGNSTGGNSITWRTAWGGLYDKGFWRSRPNDAVMLTVGWWGVSHQLGDLQLQQQALGLPLANGAAHPQHNEYAIELDYIMPVHPGVTIEPAVQYFIHPNADARLKNAFVFAGRLTIDF from the coding sequence ATGACCCGGCAATGGGCGGCAGGGCCGCGACGCATGGCGGCGGGGGTGGCGATCGCGCTGCTGGGGCTGGCCGCACCTGCGCCGGTCGGCGCGCAAGGCAGCGGTGGCGCCGGTGGTCCGGGCGCGTTGCCGGGTGGCCCCGGCGCAAGCCGGCCGGCGGAGGAGACGCGGCCGGCCGCGCCATCGCCCTTTGCCCAGACGCGGTTGCTCGGCGACCTGGGCGGCCTGCGCACCCGCCTGCTGGACCGGGGCGTCGATCTTCGGCTCGGCTATATCGGCGAATTCGGCGGCAACGTCACCGGCGAGCGCACCGGCGCGGGCTATGCCGGGCAGATCGCCTTCAGCGCCGACATCGACTGGGGGAAGCTCGCCGATGTCACGGGCTTCAGCACGCATTTCGCCATCGTCAACCGCCAGGGCAACAACCTCAGCCGCTTCGCCATGCGCGACAATTACATGCAGTCGGCCGAGATCTATGGCGCCGGCTTCAACATGGGGCTGCATCTCGTCGCGTTCTACGCCCGGCAGAAGCTGCTCGATGACCGGATCGATGTGGCGGTCGGGCGCATGCCGGTCGCCCTGGATTTCGCGGCCTCACCGTTCGGCTGCTTTCCGATCGGGCTGCAGGGATGCGGCAATCCGCGGGCCCTGAGCAACAACGCGCAGTTCACTTCCTGGCCGCAATCGACCTGGGGCGGGCGCGTGCGCGTGACGTCCTCCGCCGAGACCTATGTCCAGCTCGGTGCCTACGAATCGAAGCCGTTTCCCGGCGGCGGCCGCACCGGCTGGTCCTGGGACACCGGCACCGCCACCGGGGTGATCGTCCCCGTGGAATTCGCCTGGGAGCCGGCGTTCGGCGCGGAGAAGCTGCCCGGCCACTACAAGGTCGGCTTCGCCTATGACAGCTCCGACTTCGACAGCCTCTACCGCAATGCCTCGGGAGGCCCGCTGCTGCTGGCAGGGCAGACGCCGGCGGTGACCAGTGGGCGGCGGCAGTTCTGGGTGGTCGCTGACCAGATGCTGCTGCGCCACGGCCCCGGACCGGACACCGGGCTGACGCTGGTGGGGCATTACGGCAACAGCACCGGCGGCAACTCGATCACCTGGCGGACGGCGTGGGGCGGGCTGTACGACAAGGGATTCTGGCGGTCACGGCCGAACGACGCGGTGATGCTGACCGTTGGCTGGTGGGGGGTCAGCCACCAGCTCGGCGACCTGCAACTGCAGCAGCAGGCGCTCGGCCTGCCTCTGGCCAATGGGGCTGCGCATCCGCAGCACAATGAATACGCGATCGAACTGGACTACATCATGCCGGTTCATCCCGGCGTGACCATTGAACCGGCGGTGCAGTACTTCATTCACCCCAATGCCGACGCCCGGCTGAAGAATGCCTTCGTCTTCGCCGGTCGGTTGACCATCGATTTCTGA
- a CDS encoding TonB-dependent receptor plug domain-containing protein has product MRRMRSDTTTSPLALLAAPLLAAPLLAGPRPALAEEPSEVFRLGQINVTAQGVDPSPVGGSTLPQEEMWKFNRNTLTDAVNLIPGVVSSTTGGPRSEGLITVRGFDRNQVPLSIDGVRVYLPADARLDFNRFLTPDVSEIQVAKGYVSVIDGPGGMGGAINLVTRTPTKPFEAEFRSGLGFDNNASLTGYDGYGMVGSRQEKYYLQLSATGLTQSHFRLSDDFQPGRYENGGNRDHSGRGDWRVNAKVGVTPNATDEYSLNFTRQSGSKEAPLAPNATGSMLRYWDWPYWDVQSLYWLSKTQIGDATALKLKAYYNTFSNGLYSYDDASYTTQTTSKAFRSFYDDKAYGTSLEMDTDKLPMNTLKAAFFFRRDVHSEWQDLYTPRPYTEPRQTSIEDTWSVALENTFHATDTVDVVGGISYDWRDLDQARDWDTTTRSIVNYPLTGTDAVNWQGAVIWRYSETGKAHASVSSRTRFPTLFERFSSRFGGATSNPGLKPERAINSEIGITQQVAGTTRIDATVFYSHVKDVIETVPILYQGQSLTQSQNVGSGDFYGFELGAASRPVSWLEVGGNYTLIQRQLSNPVSPDFHLTDVPMHKVFGYVTWEPLPGLGLTPNLEATTARWAISNAGTTYFKTGAYVLANFQANWQVTRNVELGAGVRNIFDLNYSLTDSWLESGRTYYVKGRVTF; this is encoded by the coding sequence ATGCGCCGTATGCGATCCGATACAACGACATCCCCCCTGGCCCTGCTCGCCGCCCCGCTATTGGCAGCCCCCCTGCTCGCCGGACCGCGCCCGGCGCTCGCCGAGGAGCCATCGGAAGTGTTCCGCCTCGGCCAGATCAACGTCACCGCGCAGGGCGTCGACCCGAGCCCGGTGGGGGGCAGCACGCTGCCGCAGGAAGAGATGTGGAAGTTCAACCGCAATACCCTGACCGATGCGGTGAACCTGATCCCCGGCGTGGTGTCCTCGACCACCGGCGGGCCGCGCAGCGAGGGGCTGATCACGGTGCGCGGCTTCGACCGCAACCAGGTGCCGCTGTCGATCGACGGCGTGCGCGTCTACCTGCCCGCCGACGCGCGGCTGGACTTCAACCGCTTCCTGACCCCCGACGTCTCCGAGATCCAGGTCGCCAAGGGCTATGTCTCGGTGATCGATGGCCCCGGCGGCATGGGCGGCGCCATCAACCTGGTGACCCGCACGCCCACGAAGCCGTTCGAGGCCGAGTTCCGCAGCGGGCTCGGCTTCGACAACAACGCCTCGCTGACCGGCTATGACGGCTACGGCATGGTCGGCTCGCGGCAGGAAAAATACTACCTGCAGCTCAGCGCGACCGGGCTCACCCAGTCGCATTTCCGCCTCTCCGACGATTTCCAGCCGGGCCGCTACGAGAACGGCGGCAACCGTGACCACTCCGGTCGCGGCGACTGGCGCGTCAACGCCAAGGTCGGGGTGACGCCGAACGCCACCGACGAATACTCGCTGAACTTCACCCGGCAATCCGGGTCGAAGGAAGCGCCGCTCGCGCCGAACGCCACCGGCTCGATGCTGCGCTACTGGGACTGGCCGTACTGGGACGTGCAGAGCCTGTACTGGCTGTCGAAAACCCAGATCGGCGACGCCACCGCGCTCAAGCTGAAAGCTTACTACAACACCTTCAGCAACGGGCTCTATTCCTACGACGACGCCAGCTACACCACGCAGACCACGTCGAAGGCGTTCCGCTCGTTCTACGACGACAAGGCCTACGGCACCTCGCTGGAGATGGACACCGACAAGCTGCCGATGAACACGCTGAAGGCAGCCTTCTTCTTCCGCCGCGACGTGCACAGCGAATGGCAGGACCTGTACACGCCGCGCCCCTATACCGAGCCGCGCCAGACCTCGATCGAGGACACCTGGTCGGTCGCACTGGAGAACACCTTCCACGCCACCGACACGGTCGATGTGGTGGGCGGCATCAGCTATGACTGGCGCGACCTCGACCAGGCGCGCGACTGGGACACCACCACCCGCAGCATCGTCAACTACCCGCTCACCGGCACCGACGCCGTCAACTGGCAGGGGGCGGTGATCTGGCGCTATTCGGAGACGGGCAAGGCCCACGCCAGCGTCTCCTCGCGCACCCGCTTCCCCACCCTGTTCGAGCGCTTCAGCTCGCGCTTCGGCGGCGCCACCTCCAACCCCGGCCTGAAGCCCGAGCGCGCCATCAACAGCGAGATCGGCATCACCCAGCAGGTGGCCGGCACCACCCGCATCGACGCCACCGTCTTCTACAGCCACGTGAAGGACGTGATCGAGACGGTGCCGATCCTCTACCAGGGCCAGAGCCTGACGCAGAGCCAGAATGTCGGCTCGGGCGATTTCTACGGCTTCGAGCTCGGCGCGGCGAGCCGCCCCGTCTCCTGGCTGGAGGTCGGCGGCAACTACACGCTGATCCAGCGCCAGCTCAGCAATCCGGTGAGCCCCGACTTCCACCTCACCGACGTGCCGATGCACAAGGTGTTCGGCTACGTCACCTGGGAACCGCTGCCGGGGCTGGGCCTCACCCCCAACCTGGAAGCCACGACGGCGCGCTGGGCGATCAGCAATGCCGGCACCACGTATTTCAAGACCGGCGCCTATGTGCTGGCCAATTTCCAGGCCAACTGGCAGGTCACGCGCAACGTGGAGCTGGGGGCCGGCGTGCGCAACATCTTCGACCTGAACTACTCGCTGACTGATAGCTGGCTGGAATCCGGGCGCACCTACTACGTGAAGGGACGGGTGACGTTCTGA